A window of Mucilaginibacter sp. PAMC 26640 contains these coding sequences:
- a CDS encoding glutamate racemase, translating to MVNGSPIGVFDSGIGGLTVFRSIVSQLPGYDYIYLGDNGRAPYGNRSFNTIHQYTWECVQWMFKQGCPLVILACNTASAKALRTIQQQDLPKEHADRRVLGVIRPTAEVIASYTQTKEIGVLGTKGTVQSGSYLLEIEHFAPELKVYQQACPLWVPLIENGEYDKPGADYYVKHYLDQLKEQSANIDTILLACTHYPLLLDKIEAQLPAHVNVVAQGDIVATSLVDYLQRHPDMEEHISKTGSLRFYTTIDDTAEFDHHASQFFGTEVKSESVDVSGKCADAQISDVQMDVED from the coding sequence ATGGTAAATGGTAGCCCGATAGGCGTATTTGATTCAGGTATTGGCGGTTTAACCGTGTTCAGGTCAATTGTGAGTCAATTGCCCGGCTATGATTATATTTATCTGGGCGATAACGGGCGTGCGCCCTATGGTAACCGGTCATTCAATACCATCCACCAATATACCTGGGAGTGCGTGCAATGGATGTTTAAGCAAGGCTGCCCGCTGGTGATACTGGCCTGCAATACGGCATCTGCTAAGGCCCTGCGTACCATACAGCAGCAGGATTTGCCAAAAGAGCATGCAGACAGGCGGGTGCTGGGCGTTATCCGCCCAACCGCGGAAGTAATTGCTAGTTACACCCAAACAAAAGAGATCGGTGTATTAGGTACCAAGGGCACGGTACAAAGCGGATCGTATTTATTAGAGATTGAACATTTTGCGCCCGAACTGAAAGTTTACCAGCAAGCCTGCCCGCTTTGGGTGCCGCTGATAGAAAATGGCGAGTACGATAAGCCCGGTGCAGACTACTATGTGAAACATTATCTTGATCAGTTAAAAGAGCAATCCGCCAATATTGATACCATCCTCCTGGCATGTACGCACTACCCGCTCTTGCTGGATAAAATAGAAGCGCAGTTGCCTGCTCATGTAAACGTAGTTGCCCAGGGAGATATAGTAGCTACAAGCCTGGTTGACTACCTCCAACGCCACCCCGATATGGAGGAGCACATCAGCAAAACAGGGAGTCTTAGGTTTTATACCACCATAGATGACACCGCGGAATTCGATCATCATGCGTCCCAATTTTTTGGTACCGAAGTGAAGAGCGAGAGTGTGGATGTAAGCGGTAAATGTGCGGATGCGCAGATTTCAGATGTGCAGATGGATGTGGAAGATTAG
- a CDS encoding NADH-quinone oxidoreductase subunit K has product MITLQDFMLVSAVLFCIGLFIIVSKKNAIQILIGIELMLNAAILNLVAFGRYDRVNNGGQMFALFAIVLAAATTAVALAIILNVYRRYKTIDPDKLNQLKD; this is encoded by the coding sequence ATGATCACCCTGCAGGATTTTATGCTGGTGAGCGCTGTGCTGTTTTGCATCGGTTTGTTCATCATCGTATCCAAAAAGAACGCGATCCAGATCCTGATCGGTATTGAACTGATGCTGAATGCCGCAATCCTCAACCTGGTAGCTTTTGGCCGGTATGACCGCGTGAACAACGGGGGACAAATGTTTGCCCTGTTTGCCATCGTACTGGCGGCCGCAACAACTGCCGTGGCCCTGGCCATAATCTTAAACGTATACCGCCGTTATAAAACCATCGATCCCGATAAATTAAACCAGTTAAAAGATTGA
- a CDS encoding NADH dehydrogenase, whose protein sequence is MSLVQLMFYVMALVTLGSALVVAVSGNLVRSIFMFFVTLFGLAGLYVLAMADFVAVTQIVVYVGGILVLILFTFMLSGKEALAAIEQQKNRFISFGNLPSLILAGLFLVVMVNVVLKADAPQLSWIKAAKAAKNVIPVNESTINNIGVNLMTNYLLPFEVISVLLMIALVGAAHLSRKEEVRP, encoded by the coding sequence ATGAGTTTAGTGCAGCTAATGTTTTATGTAATGGCCTTGGTAACGCTGGGGTCGGCATTGGTGGTGGCGGTGAGCGGTAACCTGGTACGCAGTATCTTTATGTTCTTTGTTACCCTGTTTGGGTTGGCAGGGTTGTACGTTTTAGCAATGGCCGATTTTGTAGCGGTAACCCAGATCGTAGTTTATGTAGGCGGCATCCTCGTGCTGATCCTGTTTACCTTTATGCTTTCGGGTAAAGAGGCATTGGCCGCTATCGAACAACAGAAGAACCGGTTTATAAGCTTTGGTAACTTACCGTCGCTCATCCTGGCCGGGTTATTCCTGGTGGTGATGGTTAACGTGGTGTTGAAGGCCGATGCACCACAGTTATCCTGGATAAAAGCCGCTAAAGCGGCAAAGAACGTTATTCCGGTGAATGAATCTACCATCAATAATATCGGTGTTAATTTAATGACGAATTACCTGCTGCCTTTCGAGGTGATCTCGGTATTGCTGATGATTGCATTGGTAGGGGCGGCGCACTTGTCGCGGAAAGAGGAGGTTAGGCCATGA
- a CDS encoding NADH-quinone oxidoreductase subunit H: protein MNFYFTYFLIAFGLFAFVGLFTMIGVYAERKVSAFIQNRLGPTETGKYGSLQVLADMLKMVQKELIIPAAADKILFLMAPAIIFIAVYLGFAALPWAPGLLPAKINIGLYYIFAIISIETLGILMAGWGSNNKYAILGAMRSAAQIISYEIPAGFALIAVVMVAQTLNLQDIAMQQGILAAEKIKFLGYWDVTNVGGILSWNIFRAPHLIIAFVIYFIASLAESNRAPFDIPEGESELVAGFHTEFTGLQFALVFLAEYSMMYLVSMVGVILFLGAWNTPLPNIGSVTLATWTTGTAWGIIWILLKTIGLVGVQMWIRWTLPRLRVDQLMNLCWKVLTPIAFACMLISGVWRLWVM from the coding sequence TTGAATTTTTACTTTACATATTTCCTCATTGCCTTCGGTTTATTTGCTTTTGTGGGCTTGTTTACCATGATTGGCGTATACGCGGAGCGTAAGGTGAGTGCGTTTATTCAGAACCGGCTTGGCCCGACTGAAACGGGTAAATATGGCTCCTTACAGGTATTGGCAGATATGTTAAAAATGGTGCAAAAGGAACTCATTATTCCGGCAGCAGCTGACAAGATCCTGTTCCTGATGGCTCCGGCTATTATTTTTATAGCCGTTTATTTAGGTTTTGCAGCCTTGCCCTGGGCCCCTGGCTTGTTGCCGGCAAAGATCAATATCGGGCTCTATTACATTTTTGCGATCATCTCTATCGAAACCCTTGGCATCCTGATGGCGGGCTGGGGATCTAACAATAAATATGCGATCCTCGGCGCTATGCGGTCGGCAGCGCAGATCATCTCCTATGAAATTCCGGCAGGCTTTGCGCTGATAGCCGTGGTGATGGTAGCGCAGACGCTTAATCTGCAGGATATTGCGATGCAGCAGGGTATATTAGCAGCTGAAAAAATTAAGTTTTTAGGTTATTGGGATGTGACGAATGTAGGCGGAATATTGTCATGGAACATCTTCCGGGCACCGCATCTCATCATTGCCTTTGTAATTTATTTTATCGCCTCGCTCGCGGAGAGCAACCGCGCGCCGTTTGATATCCCGGAAGGCGAATCGGAACTGGTAGCTGGCTTTCATACAGAATTTACCGGGCTGCAATTTGCGCTGGTGTTTTTAGCGGAGTACAGCATGATGTACCTGGTATCGATGGTTGGGGTGATCCTGTTCCTGGGGGCCTGGAATACGCCGCTGCCAAATATTGGTTCAGTAACGTTGGCTACCTGGACAACCGGCACGGCCTGGGGGATCATTTGGATCCTGCTGAAAACCATAGGCCTGGTTGGTGTACAAATGTGGATCAGGTGGACATTGCCCCGTTTACGGGTAGACCAGCTGATGAACCTTTGCTGGAAGGTATTAACGCCAATAGCATTTGCCTGCATGCTGATATCCGGCGTGTGGCGGCTATGGGTAATGTGA
- a CDS encoding 4Fe-4S ferredoxin, with the protein MMMINKVLNGFTTAWRGLTLTVKYLFAGNHKREVLSISDNNYFKQLEDTNTIQYPKQALPSPEVGRYQLDVEIDDCIVCDLCAKICPVNCIDIESIKSTEGSIGETSDGSKKLLYAAKFDIDMAKCMYCGLCTIVCPTECIVMTNQYDRTVFELSDLTYEFSDMSPEVAAEKRMLLEKQQAEKQAAKLAAAKAKGGGA; encoded by the coding sequence ATAATGATGATAAATAAAGTATTAAACGGTTTTACAACGGCATGGCGGGGGCTCACCCTCACCGTGAAGTACCTCTTTGCGGGTAACCATAAGCGCGAGGTACTGTCGATTTCCGATAACAACTACTTTAAGCAACTGGAGGATACCAACACCATTCAGTATCCTAAGCAGGCACTGCCATCGCCCGAGGTTGGGCGATATCAGCTGGACGTGGAAATTGACGACTGCATAGTGTGCGACCTTTGCGCCAAGATCTGCCCGGTTAATTGCATCGACATCGAATCCATCAAATCAACTGAAGGTTCCATTGGCGAGACATCCGACGGTTCTAAAAAGCTGCTGTACGCCGCCAAGTTTGACATCGATATGGCGAAGTGCATGTATTGCGGCCTGTGTACCATTGTATGCCCAACCGAGTGCATTGTGATGACGAACCAATACGACCGCACCGTATTTGAACTAAGCGATCTTACCTACGAATTTTCGGACATGTCGCCCGAAGTGGCTGCGGAAAAGCGGATGCTATTGGAAAAACAGCAGGCCGAAAAGCAAGCCGCCAAATTAGCTGCCGCGAAGGCAAAGGGAGGGGGCGCATGA